A window from Gorilla gorilla gorilla isolate KB3781 chromosome 21, NHGRI_mGorGor1-v2.1_pri, whole genome shotgun sequence encodes these proteins:
- the RPS21 gene encoding small ribosomal subunit protein eS21, with the protein MQNDAGEFVDLYVPRKCSASNRIIGAKDHASIQMNVAEVDKVTGRFNGQFKTYAICGAIRRMGESDDSILRLAKADGIVSKNF; encoded by the exons ATGCAGAACGACGCCGGCGAGTTCGTGGACCTGTACGTGCCGCGGAAATG CTCCGCTAGCAATCGCATCATCGGTGCCAAGGACCACGCATCCATCCAGATGAACGTGGCCGAG GTTGACAAGGTCACAGGCAGGTTTAATGGCCAGTTTAAAACTTATGCTATCTGCGGGGCCATTCGTAGGATG ggtGAGTCAGATGATTCCATTCTCCGATTGGCCAAGGCCGACGGCATCGTCTCAAA GAACTTTTGA